Proteins encoded in a region of the Ziziphus jujuba cultivar Dongzao chromosome 3, ASM3175591v1 genome:
- the LOC107405586 gene encoding BI1-like protein, with amino-acid sequence MYGYTGVSSKAEEVDLESGQTLYPGLSHGENELRWGFIRKVYGILATQIMLTTIVSAVTVLYTPVNDLLRGSPGILLFFAIFPLILLWPLHVYQQKHPLNFVFLGLFTVSLSLTVGVTCANTEGSIVLEALILTSAVVASLTAYTFWASKKGKDFSFLGPILFTGLIILVLSSFIQVFFPLGSTSSAVYGAIGAIIFSGYIVYDTHNLIKRFSYDEYIWAAITLYLDILNLFLTILRMLRQGDN; translated from the exons atgtaCGGATATACGGGGGTGAGCAGCAAGGCGGAAGAGGTTGACCTAGAGTCGGGTCAGACTTTGTACCCGGGGCTTAGCCATGGGGAGAACGAGCTCCGATGGGGATTCATACGGAAAGTGTACGGAATCTTGGCTACCCAGATTATGCTCACCACCATAGTCTCCGCTGTCACCGTCCTTTACACTCCCGTCAACGATCTCCTTAGGGGAAGCCCTGGGATTCTTCTCTTCTTCGCCATTTTCCCCCTCATCT TATTGTGGCCCTTGCATGTCTATCAGCAAAAGCATCCACTGAACTTTGTCTTCCTCGGACTTTTCACGGTGTCACTGAGTCTCACAGTTGGTGTAACCTGCGCTAACACAGAGG GAAGCATTGTGCTTGAAGCATTAATTTTAACCTCAGCTGTGGTAGCATCCTTGACTGCTTACACCTTCTGGGCTTCCAAGAAGGGCAAGGACTTCAGCTTCCTGGGGCCAATCTTATTCACCGGCCTTATTATCCTTGTCCTAAGCAGTTTCATCCAG GTGTTCTTCCCACTTGGATCTACATCTTCTGCTGTTTATGGTGCAATTGGTGCTATTATTTTCTCGGGATATATTGTGTATGACACCCACAACTTGATCAAGCGCTTCTCATATGATGAGTACATTTGGGCTGCAATCACTCTGTATCTGGATATTCTTAACCTGTTTCTTACCATTCTGCGGATGCTGAGGCAAGGGGACAATTAA
- the LOC132803175 gene encoding F-box protein At2g05970-like, whose product MAESEVRCVRSKLIQQQQQQPMPNNWLDLPSELVELIMKKLNNLVDIIRFKAVCSSWYKAGNNCRLSYSPTNNQSPWLMLPTHEYESHTCFFNFAERKVYKLKNVFHGLGFDRARCVGSSYGWLIIFDRASIHGCLLNPFSGDRIDLPSTAVLSAYPYKRYGVYIRKAILSSDPTPPLSRTNSSISFSIVIMYGIVLTELAFYNYQYYKDNNNKTWTKFVNGSVEVWDFDDEEEEENCLPKKVATFNHPDALPLGNFPRVNECCYRFYLAKSLDNEILYVFRLFEKVFTNNNDNDNVALKYKDEFHVYKLDYCGQTWEKIVQTFGIDGQALFLGENQCI is encoded by the exons ATGGCCGAGTCAGAGGTGAGGTGTGTACGTAGTAAATTAAtacagcagcagcaacaacaaccaATGCCAAATAATTGGTTGGATCTTCCAAGCGAACTGGTtgaattaataatgaaaaaactTAACAATTTGGTGGACATCATTCGGTTCAAAGCAGTTTGTTCATCTTGGTATAAAGCTGGGAATAATTGTCGATTATCATATTCTCCTACTAATAATCAATCTCCATGGCTGATGCTTCCTACTCATGAATACGAAAGCCATACTTGCTTCTTCAATTTTGCAGAGCGAAAGGTGTACAAGCTCAAAAATGTTTTCCATGGCTTAGGATTTGATAGAGCTCGTTGCGTCGGATCCTCATATGGGTGGCTTATAATTTTCGACAGAGCATCCATTCATGGATGTCTCCTCAATCCATTCTCAGGCGATAGAATTGATCTTCCATCCACCGCAGTCCTTAGCGCTTACCCTTACAAACGCTATGGTGTTTATATTAGAAAAGCTATCCTCTCCTCTGATCCAACCCCGCCTCTGTCTCGCACCAATAGCAGCATCAGTTTTTCAATCGTAATTATGTATGGAATTGTTTTAACAGAACTTGCATTCTACAATTACCAATATTATaaagacaacaacaacaaaacatGGACTAAGTTTG TGAATGGCTCGGTTGAAGTTTGGGactttgatgatgaagaagaagaagaaaattgtttGCCCAAGAAAGTTGCAACATTTAACCATCCTGATGCTTTGCCATTAGGAAATTTTCCTAGAGTCAACGAATGTTGTTATCGTTTCTATTTGGCAAAATCATTGGATAATGAGATTTTGTATGTGTTTCGGCTTTTTGAAAAAGTTTTtaccaataataatgataatgataatgttGCATTGAAATACAAagatgaatttcatgtgtataAGCTGGATTATTGTGGCCAAACATGGGAAAAAATTGTACAAACTTTTGGGATTGATGGTCAGGCACTGTTTTTAGGTGAAAATCAATGCATATAA